ATGGCACAGATCCCCAAAGCGCTATTTATCTCTCATGGCGGCGGTCCGTTACCTCTTATCGGTGATCCCGGACATCGTGAAATGGTGTCATGCCTGGAAAAGATTGCTGCGCAAATACCCAAACCCGATGCTCTGCTGGTGGTAAGTGCGCATTGGGAAGAGAAGATCCCGACCATTACGTCCGGGCAGAGTCCATCTTTGATCTATGACTACTACGGGTTTCCGGAGGAATCCTATGCTATCCGGTATCCCTGTGCAGGTGAGCCATCTTTGGCTGGCGAGATCCATAATGTGCTGGAGAACTCCGGTATTGAAGCGAAATTAGATGCTATGCGGGGATTCGATCACGGTTTGTTTGTACCGCTCAAGATAATGTATCCGGAAGCTGATATCCCCTGTGTCCAGTTATCTCTGGTGAACACACTCGACCCTTCTCATCACCTTAAAATCGGCCGAGCGCTTCAGTCACTTAACCGGCAGAACGTATTGGTGCTTGGTTCGGGTTTTTCCTTTCATAATTTAAGGGCTTTTTTTGCAGCCGATACCCCTGAATCTCAAGAGTTGAACTATTCTTTTGATGAATGGTTGTTGAAAACGTGTTGTAGTTCAAATTTTCCGGAAGAGGAGAGAGCGAAGAGACTTGTCCACTGGGCCGATGCCCCTGGTGCGCGCTTCTGCCACCCCCGAGAGGAACATCTGCTGCCTCTTCACATATGTTACGGGGTGGCCCGGACACCATGTTCCGATTGTTTTGAACTCAAAATCATGAACAAAAAAGCAAGCATGTACCTGTGGTGAACCGCATGTTAAAAAGGCATGTCGCCTAGCAGGACCAGCCTGGGCGGTAGTTTCGCACCCCAGGATCTGTTGCCGGGGCGGTTGAGTCACCGGCCGCTTAGGGTCGATGACATGTGTTTTATTGATCAGGCACTTGGCAAAACAATGAAAACAACAATAACCGGGATGTAAAACCATATCCCATGACGAATAGGGAAGGACACAGACCGATGAACGTTTTGTTGATTAACGGAAGCCCCCATGCGAATGGCTGCACCCAGACGGCACTTAACGAAATTGCCGGGGAACTGACGAAAAACGATGTCGACAGCAGCATGCTTCATATCGGGAAAGAGGGGATCAAAGGCTGTACCGCATGTATGGGGTGTGTGAAAACCGGCTACTGTGTTTTTAAAGATGACAAGGTCAACGAATGTATCGATCTGCTCAAGCAGGCGGACGGCCTGATTGTCGGTTCGCCGGTTTATTTTGCCGGACCGAACGCATCTTTATGCGGTTTTCTCGACCGGGTCTTTTACCAGAAAGCGGATCCTTACGCCTTTAAACCGGGTGCCGCCATTGTCAGCAGCCGACGCGGAGGCACCAGCGCCGCTTTCGACAGGCTGAACAAGTATTTTACCTTTGCCCAGATGCCGCTGGTCTCTTCTCACTACTGGAATTCCGTTCACGGTACCAATGCCGACGAGCTGAAACAGGATGTGGAAGGGTTGCAGATCATGAGGATTCTGGCGAGAAACATGGCCTGGCTGCTGAAATGTATCGACAACGCCAAAGGGACTGTTCCCTATCCGACCCTGGAAAAACGTACCAAAATGAGCTTTATCCGCTAGACGGGTAAAACCTTGCGGTATGTAATGTCTGGACGGATTTCGGCCATCCGGAAAGAATGGAAACAGGTGCCGGAATCCGTCCTGCTCCGGTGACAACCGGAGAGACACAATGTCTGTGTATGGGGTTTTCATGATCAGATCGCTATACTGCTTTTTCCTGGGGATGTTGGTGTTGTCAGGCTGTGCCCCGTCGCACATACTGCACTATCGTGAAGATGTGAGCAGGGATTTTACCACCATCAGTTTCTCCGCAAACCGTGCCCCTTATTATCACCGATCCCAGGTGGGCGGCGAACATATGAGCTTCGTCCAGGTGCTGGGTTTTGAGGGAGCTGTATTCCGCATCGAGCTTATTCTGGAAGTCGGGAATGTCGATTGCTCCATTTATGGGGAGGGGGTCGTTGTGGAGTCGGATCCTGCCGGAGATAACACGCAGATTGTGACCGTTGTCGACGGGGAGGTTTTATTCTCCGTGGGCCTATCCGCTTATCCGTATGGAGAATATACCCTGAAGATCAGTAACTTGTGATACTCCTGCCGGTTCGCTGCGCAACCTTCTTCATCAATAAGTCTCTTGAAAAGCTGCATGCCGGGCGTTTTTTGACCGGTCGCCACTCGGCATCGGAGCCCTGGTACGCAGTATTTTAGGGTCCGGCCATCTGCTTCGCAGGTGGCCGATGATACCTGTTGTCCTTTGGAGCTCTTGTTCGCTTGCCAATTCAGCTACAACGGGCAAACTTTTAAAAGATGCACCGTGCTGAAAGGAACCCCTGGTGACTTCATCTGGCAAGGGGGGGCAGAAAACGACAGGGAGGCAACATGGCAACGGATCCCAAAGACAACCATGGGCCGCAAAAAGAGCATCGTGATTCCCAGGATCAGACTGGCTCATGTCGACCGGGGCCGGATGCCGAAACCCAGGT
This DNA window, taken from Syntrophotalea carbinolica DSM 2380, encodes the following:
- a CDS encoding DODA-type extradiol aromatic ring-opening family dioxygenase, coding for MAQIPKALFISHGGGPLPLIGDPGHREMVSCLEKIAAQIPKPDALLVVSAHWEEKIPTITSGQSPSLIYDYYGFPEESYAIRYPCAGEPSLAGEIHNVLENSGIEAKLDAMRGFDHGLFVPLKIMYPEADIPCVQLSLVNTLDPSHHLKIGRALQSLNRQNVLVLGSGFSFHNLRAFFAADTPESQELNYSFDEWLLKTCCSSNFPEEERAKRLVHWADAPGARFCHPREEHLLPLHICYGVARTPCSDCFELKIMNKKASMYLW
- a CDS encoding flavodoxin family protein, producing the protein MNVLLINGSPHANGCTQTALNEIAGELTKNDVDSSMLHIGKEGIKGCTACMGCVKTGYCVFKDDKVNECIDLLKQADGLIVGSPVYFAGPNASLCGFLDRVFYQKADPYAFKPGAAIVSSRRGGTSAAFDRLNKYFTFAQMPLVSSHYWNSVHGTNADELKQDVEGLQIMRILARNMAWLLKCIDNAKGTVPYPTLEKRTKMSFIR